The Coffea arabica cultivar ET-39 chromosome 6e, Coffea Arabica ET-39 HiFi, whole genome shotgun sequence genome contains the following window.
GGATGcatcaaattttaataaaaatagaaattacGAACAATTAGGATGCAATGACTATTTTCAGCAACGCAGCACAGATGTCTACGAATCACAGTCTTTACATCCTTATGAGACCACCAAATTATTGACCTTTTTGAGCTGCAAAGATCCATTGATATCGAAATCTCCTCTGTGCATAGACATTGGTTCTTGTATTGCCAAGAAACAACAACTTCTCTTTTGAAGGTTACCCTTACAATTTTGTTGTGGTTGGTAAAAATCTGAAGGCATCTGATATTAAAGAAAATTGTACAGAAGAGTTCCCATACAGTTGGAGCCCATTCAGTCTAAAAAAGGGGATATTTCATTTCTATATCTCCACAAATATCTGCTGGCAAATGGCTTTAACTTCTCATGGTCTGGACTTGCATTTTACtcgcatggttcaaagtcgcggtcgTGATCAAGGCTTGGACTTTTGCACATCGGTCTCGGCATATCGGTCACGATCCCGACAAAGCATAAATTTTAAatcatttaatattctaaaaattgtgaataatattcaaaaataataaaaaaaatagcaaaagaaaatctgtaaaatataaatttgcaAGTTAACACGGGATGACTCGAACCGACTCGGCCGAGATTATTCGTATCAGAGATTTCTCGGTGACTCAGCCGAGTTCTTGGCGAGTCAAGTATCTCGAAATCATCTCGTCCCGGTATCGTATAGGAGGAATCCGGTccggtgacgactcggccgagactTTGAACCATGTTTACTCCCCAGAGAAATCGTCATTCTTTAAGTTCATTACTTTCTCTCAGTGCGATTTCTCCAATTGAATGCAACATATTGTGTTCTTTTTGCACGTGGAGTACTTTCATTTTGTTAACTTATGATTTGTTTGCAATTATTATGTTTTATCTTATCAATTCCCACTTCAATCCCTGATAGTGGTCCagtggtttgcaattttttGCTGAATTCAACAACTGTGTCATTACGGGAAAGTTTAGCTAATGTCAAATTTCATTCTTGGAGAATGTAGGCCACTTGGTATCGATGTCCTACTACTTATTCGACTACTTTAATATTTCCAAGCTGCGGAATTCTCCACAGCTTGTGGGCGAGTGGATCAAATGTTAGTATTTGCATACAGTCTCCTAAGTTTGTTTTATACTTTCTTCCTCATCTATATAAATCCTCTGTTGTCTGCAGAAGTTGCGGGAACGGTATTAGGTAAGGAGTTAAATCTgtaaattgaaatgaaattccAATCGTTAATgtatactactactactactatagACATAGTaatttgtctttcttcttgatCTATTGCAGAACTAACCATTGTAGCAAGAATTTCATTGGCGTTATACTTTTACTAGCTTTTCTGATTTATAGGTGGAATCGGGGGCATTTATCAATGTATGATACAATGGAAGAATTCCTACAAACGAACAATGGCCTTGTGCCAATTACGTACTCGTACAAAGAAATAAAGGCAATGACCAACAATTTTAAGGAGAAATTAGGTGAAGGCGGCTATGGTTCAGTATACAAAGGAAGACTGCGAAGTGTTCACTTAGCTGCTGTGAAGATgctaaacaaatcaaaatctaATGGACAAGAATTCATCAATGAAGTTGCAACAATTGAAAGAATTCACCATGTGAACGTGGTTCGACTAGTGGGATTTTGTGTGATCGCCTCAAAGTGTGCTCTAGTCTATGATTACATGTCAAATGGCTCCCTAGATAAGTTAATTTTCTCAGATGGTCCAGATGGTTCTCCATTAAGTTGGAAGCAAGCTTGTGAGATTGCAAAGGGTGTTGCTCGTGGGATTGATTACTTGCATCAAGGCTGTAACATGCAAATTCTGCATTTTGACATTAAACCGCACAACATCTTACTCGACGAGAACTTTGTTCCAAAAGTTTCAGACTTTGGACTTGCAAAACTTTACCCGATGCAGAAGAGTGTTTCAACTCTTACTACTGTGAGAGGAACATTAGGTTACATGGCTCCAGAATTGTTCTACAAAAGGGTTGGAAGAGTCTCGCATAAGGCAAACGTTTACAGCTATGGAATGTTACTAATGGAGATGGCAGGAAGGCGAAGAAATGCAAATGAGCATGCTGAGCATTCAAGTCAAATATACTTCCCTTCATGGATATATGATAGATTTGACCAAGGAGAGGACATAGAAATCAGAGATAATGCCACTGAAGATGAAAAAATAGTTATAAGAAAATTGATTTTGCTGGCATTATGGTGCACACAGATGACACGGGATGATCGTCCTTCAATGAGAGAGGTCTTAGAAATGCTTGAAGGTGATCTTAGGAGCCTAAAATTGCCCCCTAAACAGTTGTTTTATCCTCCAGATTCACCCATATCCATGCAAAGAAGCAGTCATACTAGTCCCTCTGATGAGTCAACAGAACCACTGTGTAGCTCTGTTGCTTTAGAAATAGAGCAGATGGATGACTATACTCCTACATTCACTGAAAGCTTTGTATAGTAGATTTGTATTTCAGACTCCTAATACGCCACCTAGTACCATTTGGCAGTTAACAGGTAAGCTGAACCCTCAAGTTTGGCACCAATAAAAACTGAAAGGTAGCACCATGATAGATGCTTCATATGTAGTAGCAGGACCAACCTT
Protein-coding sequences here:
- the LOC113696881 gene encoding rust resistance kinase Lr10-like, giving the protein MEEFLQTNNGLVPITYSYKEIKAMTNNFKEKLGEGGYGSVYKGRLRSVHLAAVKMLNKSKSNGQEFINEVATIERIHHVNVVRLVGFCVIASKCALVYDYMSNGSLDKLIFSDGPDGSPLSWKQACEIAKGVARGIDYLHQGCNMQILHFDIKPHNILLDENFVPKVSDFGLAKLYPMQKSVSTLTTVRGTLGYMAPELFYKRVGRVSHKANVYSYGMLLMEMAGRRRNANEHAEHSSQIYFPSWIYDRFDQGEDIEIRDNATEDEKIVIRKLILLALWCTQMTRDDRPSMREVLEMLEGDLRSLKLPPKQLFYPPDSPISMQRSSHTSPSDESTEPLCSSVALEIEQMDDYTPTFTESFV